ATTCTTCCTTTGCATTTTATTCACAGCTCCAACTGAATGTCTCTGGAAGTCAATGAGAAGGCTGCTAGTGCAATTTAATCATgtcattttaaataatgtttaaacTGAAAAATAGAACAGAATAATGCTGAAGAATGCACATGATATGATTTATCccagggttcccagccttgggaccCTAGACATCATTGGACTagaaattcccatcatccctagtcattGTGGCCATCTGGGAACCCGAGCTTTGGAACCCCAGATTTATCCCATTTGGAAAATTATTGGTTTCCAACAGAAATTACTTGTTCTGCACAGTCAATTGTGTGAAAtaaattccatttatttcagtgggtatTACATACAagtaagagaaaaagaagagtatAGAGGTTTATTTCCAAAAAGGGTCCCAACACATTtcaagggaaaacctcttcttcGGCGGGAAATGGAAAGTAGAAATGGAAGCTTCTCTCCAGCAGGTAAACTGGACTGTTGCTTCCCACAACATTTGTGTTATCTGCTAAAGAGAAGCTTCCCTTCTTTACTTTTGCATATTGTGCCCTGAAGAAAATGTTTTCCCTTGACACATGCTGGGACCATTTTTGGAAATAAACTACTTCACTGTTCCTTTACTCTTACTGGCATTTCCAGTGTGGTGCCATCCCTTTTGTCCATTTCCATGCATATAGGAGTGCAGCTCTAGAAAATGATTCCGAACCAAGCTAACACTTTTTCTTCAAACATAGGTTTTCTTAAAATTTGACACAATTTTGCTACCCCCCTTCCAATTCAGCTGTAGAAGAACTTCAGAGGAGTAGGCTGAATTTAGAAAAAGTGCAGAAAATTGTAAATTTCCAGATGGACTTACCTTGTGATCAGCGAAGAGCATTAATTATATCAAATGAGGTAAAATGTTGTGTTTTAGTTGAtgaatgaattattatttttttctggttTGAAAATGAAATGCTTAGAAACATttgaaccattttaaaaaatagcttaaGTGGTACAAATATGATGGTATCTTTCTAGAATTGGAAATTCTATCTTGCATGAGCTGAAAGGGTCCTAAAGACCAGTGACATTTTTGGTTAATGTTGACTGGATATCACCATCCTGTTATGAAAGCCACATGTTCCATTTTATAAAAAGtattcttatttctttttaagaaattGGTTTGAAAAATTCTACTAACCTCGCCTTTGTGCTTCAGGATCCTAGTGCTGTATTGATTGAAATAAAGGAGAGGAAACAGCATATGTTATCAAAGATTTCTTTGGATTCAAAATTACAAATTGTGTTGTCAGCAACACATGTCATTATAGTAATTGAAATATTTTTGTGTAAAAGATGATATGATTAAACTGCAATACCAAAAGCAAATTTCTATCAGATAACAGGAAACAGAGCCACAGACAAGAGTGTGAGTGAAAAGAAGTCTAATATAACAGTACAGGATCCAAGCATTGCAGAATCTGATGAGAGGTCTAAATCTTGTGTGGTAAGCCTTCCGTTCATCTTTATGTTGTAACAGTGCATTATTCAATTACACATATGGACTGGATGTCTTGGGTGCAGAGAGAATATACCGCCCCTTCctgcctttctttttttaagtgcaGCATGCAAAAGCAAAAGAGTAGTTAGCCGGCACAGAGGGATTTTGCACAGGAACTAAAACTGACTTGTCAAAAGATAGAATCTGGAGAAGTTGCTTCTCCGTTTCATCTCAGCAGTAAGTGTGGCTGACCCTGGCAATTAGCTTAGTATGGCGATGGAGTCATGTTGGTGCCCCTCTCCCACACCCCTAAAGCAACATGGGACATGGGCACTCCATGCAGAGGCCAGGATTTGTGACTACCCATTAGTGCAATCTCTTTCCCTCATACCTTATTTAAAGGGGGGGGCGATGAGtggggccaggggtgtagctaggcgagagggggcctgtgttcacccctctctctggcagccccttggagtgagggagataacaaagaagatgggaggggtggagctggggggccctcaggagcttggggcccgggttctttggacccatccactcaattatagataCACCCGAGTGGGGCAGGCCATGGAGTGCCCTAAGCATAAGCCTAAATGGGCTCAGGCAGCTGCAGGCGGGCcaaggagcagttcccttaaaaagcaggtaagcatgTCCTTACTTGCTCTTGTGCCtcttgctgcttttctgggtgtggcaCTTATTCTACGAAAGGGTGCTGTGCACAGGCTGCcaagagcagcactgcagccgcacacagccttttgtggagtgagcgctatgcctggaaaagcggtggggtggcCCAGAAGCAGGTAAAGACATgcatacctgctttttaagggaactgctccccgccccacTGAACTGCCTGAGCCAGTTCAGCGCTTCTCTAAGGAagcaccgaaccagttcgtgcacatccctagagtgccCAAATCTTATTGTATTTTAGTTCCACAGTGAAGGGGCAAAGTGCCAGCAGGATCCCTCCATCAAGTGAAGCCTGTTGCTGTTGAGCAGATGCCTAAACGGAGGAGGTTCAGTCCTTGGGTAAAACTACTGATGTGAGGCTTCTCCAGGCTTTGTTTTGAGGCAAATCAGGCTTGTCAGGAGGTCCAATGGGAGCCCCCGTCCTTTGCAGGGAACAAAAGGGCCACCATACAGCAAGCATGTGGAGAGAACTGGAGAGTTGTGCCACACATAATCAACGATGTGGCCACTGTTCAAAAGGTGTCCCTGACATTTGTGCAGCTGCATCCCAGACTATACTTTGAATTGCACAGGTTCCACTAGCTGGCAATtgcatcttccccagccacaataagttgtagttgGAGTACTTGGAAAATGTGGAAAGCCCACTTCCAGtaaagaaccactgcaaaactgcTCACATCTGTAGCAGTGTGTACTTACTATACTTGTGTTTCTGTCCCTTACTGCTTTATAAGCACAGGGACTACACATATTTGGTCCCAAAGCACCTTTGCCCCACTTTGCTCATGTAGACATGAATAGAAAAATGTGATAAACACCATTTGTCACATATTGTGCTAATCTTTAAATTGTCTGAGAATATTACCAAGTGTGGTTTGATATTTCTTAGGTGGAGATGGAGGAAGCTCATGAATGCTTGCCACAAAAGAAacttctgttggaagtgaaaAGCACTTTGGACGTGGTTAAAGCATCCTTACATAAACGAGAGAAAGAGATCAGTGAACTTCTTCAGAGTGAACATCGCAATTCTCAAATTGCAAATGCAGCGGACAAGATATGTACGTATCAGCTACATTTTCTTAGTTCCCAGAGGTTCTTAGTAGAGCCCCAAAAGGAAGCATGAGTAGAACATGCCAAGATATAAAGAGAATACAATCCCAGAATGCATATACAACACAGGCAACTTTTGCTGTACATTTTTATTCTTTGCCAAATATAAAATCAATATCCAGGATCCACAGACTGAACACAGCCTTCTGCacatgcgcatgtgtgtgtgtgtgtgtgcgcgcacacacacacacacacacacatgacttTCAGCCTGACCTCTCCTTCCTGCCACAGCCCCTTGCATTCTTTGAAAAGCCACTCTATAGGATTGAGCATATTTAGTAAACTTTAGACAAATGTTCAATGTCCTCTTTAGTTCGGCCCATGGCCAAGTTTTTGCTTATGCTATCAACCTCTTATAGTTAAATAAAACTGCATTCATTAGCCTCATATCAAAAGATTGCAGTATATCGCTTAGGTTCAAAGaaagaggtcatccacacaatcaaaaactgttctacccgggtttgagagctgtgtatgctctcagttttcggttgtgtggaagcaaggtaagaggaaagcctgggtagaggtgattatgtggaagcaaggtaggagaaaaacctggatagcttttcctcataccttgcttccacaaaattaCTActatccaggttttcttcctagcttgtttccacacaaccgaaaactgagagcatacacagctctcaaacccgggtagaacaaaaattgggagcacactacCTGGGAGCCCGTGTGTAGAACAagatttttgattatgtgaatgatctTGGTGTGTGAGAATGGATAGTGCTTCTGTTTGCTCAAagaggggtgggagtggggtctATTTTTTCCTAAGCCCCTATTCATGCTTCAGCTTCTGCATGATA
Above is a window of Hemicordylus capensis ecotype Gifberg chromosome 2, rHemCap1.1.pri, whole genome shotgun sequence DNA encoding:
- the LOC128346365 gene encoding uncharacterized protein LOC128346365, yielding MQQMKLGYTKLIKELEHGGKESQEKAIMALKNQHGNKMKILRAQLVAYQEMMDKKNQYWQDTTKRLEEENMKLSQEKGELVNQISWQKEKWDKEKACLLESTTQKLDCLYTQHTLTVEELQRSRLNLEKVQKIVNFQMDLPCDQRRALIISNEITGNRATDKSVSEKKSNITVQDPSIAESDERSKSCVVEMEEAHECLPQKKLLLEVKSTLDVVKASLHKREKEISELLQSEHRNSQIANAADKIYCEGGKGAA